CGCTGCATGCAACGCCTGCGGGGAGAACGGCGGAAAAGGCATGGAGAAGACCAAGCATGGCTTTGCAACCATGCGTCCCCTCGCTGCAGGCAACACCTGCAGGGTTACGGGGGGCTGCGGCACAGGGAAAACCATGCATCGCTTTGCAGCCGTGCATCCCCGCGCTGCTTGCAACACCCGTGGGGGGGGTTACGGGGGGGCAGCAGCATGGAGGAGGCCATGCATCGCTTTGCAGCCGTGCACCCCCTCGCCGCTTTGCAACCTCCACAGCGGCTGACGGCGCCGTCCCGCTCTCGCAGGGCgcccacagcagccagctctaCCTGCTGTGCCAGTACTCGCTGGGCTGCGGCGTGTCCTGCGGCCTCAGCTTCTTGCTGGAAGGGGCTCCCCACAGGACCTGCAACCTGGTGCTGGCGGCAGGGCTAGCGGGGCTGCTGGCCACCTACGCCCAGCGTCTGGCTCGCCACGTCTGCACCCTCTACGAGCTGCACAGCCGAGCGCGTTACTGCGGTATCTGCATCTTCCTCCTCGCCGCCGGTCACGGCATCCCCCGGCTGCTGCGGAATGCTTTGGCCGTCACCTTCGCCGTGGCCGACCTGGCCGCCGTGGCGCTCATCAACCGGGATTTCCTCTCCACGGCGGAGGCCATACGCTTCTGGACGCCGCTCACCATCTGCTACACGCTGCTGGTCGTCTACATGCAAGGTGAGAAGGGGACCGAACCCCCAGTTACAGGATTTTTTGAGGGGTAAGAGGGGTATGTCCCAGTATGGGGCATcctggggctgtgtggggcatCCTGGGGATCTATAGGGGCAGTATGGGGCATCGTGGGGCTGtatgggggcacagggggcatcCTGGGGCTGTGTGTGGGATATATGGGGCATCCTGGGGCTGTatgggggcacaggggggccACTTGGGACTGTATATGGGGCAGTATGGAGTATTCTGGGGCTGTATGGGGGGGTGCATGGGACATCCTGGGGCTGCATGGAACCGTTTGGGACATCCTGGGTCTCtgtgggggcacagggtgggggggcTACCAGGGGCAGTAGATGGGGCATCCTTGGGGGGTGTACGGAACTGTGTGGGGCATCCTGGGGGCTGTATGGGGGGTACAGGGGGCATCCTGGGACTGTATGGGGGCACAGGGGGACCACCTGGGGCTGTATATGGGTCAGTATGGGGCATCCTGGGGCTGTATGGAACCGTTTGGGACATCCTGGGTCTGtctgggggcacaggggggccACCTGAGGTGGTATatggggcatcctggggggctGTATGGAACTGTATGGGGCATCCTGGGGCTGTATGGAACCATTTGGGACACGCTGGGTCTCTCTGGGGGCACAGCGGGGCCACCTGGGGTGGTACATGGGGCATCCTGGGGGCTGTATGGGGGTACATGGGGCATCCTGGGGGTGTCTGGGGATATATGGGGCATCCTGGGGGCTGTATATGGGGCAGTATGGGGCAGTATGGGGCATCCCAGGCTATATGCAAAGCGTCCCCGAAATGCACGGTGTCCCCAGgtcgtggggctggggagggggctggggtgccCCCACGGTGGCCACCCCGATGCCGTGTCCTTGCAGAGGAGTCGCGGCAgagcgcgggcgggcgggcggtttACCAGACGGTGCTGGTACGGATGGGCggcctcttcatcctcctcctcaccgtCGGCCGGTGGACCGACGTCTTCCACGTCCTCATCTcgctgctgggagagctctggTGCCTGCTCCGAGCCGGCGTCATGCTGGAGGCGTGCTGGCGGCAGGTGagatggccgggggggggggtgtcacctccCCGCCACGACGCCGGGGTGATGGGCCGGCGGCAGCCCCGAGACCACGGTGAGGggcctttctgcttctcttcttccaTCTCCCATAGGATTTCGCCCAGCAGCCTCGGTTGGACAGGCGGTTGGGATCAGGATCGGGATCGCAGGAGACGTCCTGATAAGCCCTGGGGTGTAACCGGGCATCAGAAACTCAGGGTGGCTTTGCCCAGCTCCCCGAAACGTGGGcaccccccaaatcctccccgtCGCAGATCCCCCATGGGGACAAAGGCAAAAGGGCTCCTGGAAGGTGCTCGACCCCATCCCACGGGGTGGGGGAGTTCGGGGGGAGGCTCACATGGTCCCTGTTTTTTTGGGGGAGCCCACAAggctgtggtggtgctgggggtTTGCTCCCCGGTCCCCCCGGGGATGCAGGATGCTGACGGATGTCCCCGTCCTTGGCAGCTGCAGGGCCACACCATTGTGGTGCAGGGGCCTTTGGGGGCTTATAAATCttgtaaaataaagctttttccaGCAAAATCCGTAGGCAGAGTGAGCTGAGGTCCCGTCACGTTGGAGAGGGTCTCAGGGATGGCCGTGCAGCTTTTTTGCAGGAGGCGGGTGGTGCGGTTCATCCCCgggaagggaaactgaggcacagagggggTGACCCTCCAGCTGAGTGGTGccctcgtgcctcagtttccccacctggatgcagccggCTGCGCTGTGCCATGGGGCACCAGGCCTTGCGCGGTTGGGCTGtgggatttggagagggaggcCCTGGCTGTGGCTACTTCCCTGGccaagacccccccccagccctggaagtggggagcaggaggggggcTGGGACAGTATGAGGGCATATGGGGGCATAGGGGGGGCACCTGGGGCTGTAGAGAGGCGCATAGGTTATCTTGGGGGGTATGTGCGGCAGTATGGGGCGTCCTGGGGGTAAGTGGGGGTATAGAGGGCCACCTGGGGCTTTGTAGGGGCACATGGGCATCCTGGGGGTGTATGGAGCTGTATGGGGCATCCTGGGGCTGTATAAGGGTGTATGGGGCATCCTGGGGGCATATGGGGGCTTAGGGGGCCAGCTGGGACTGTATAGGGCCACAGGGGCACCCTGGGGTTTTATAGGGTGCTGCATGGGGCAACCTGGGAGTgttgggggcagctggggctgtacGGGGCACCCTGGGGATATGGGGCACCCTGAGGGTGCCAGGGGCAATCGGGGGGGGTCCATGGGACAAGCTTGGGGCGGGGGTGGTGTCATGGGTCATCCTCGAGCACATAGGGGCACCCAGGGGCCACAGGGCACCCCAGGGTGcatggggctgccggcgggcACCCTGAGGACGTGGGACACCCTGAGGTCTCAtggagcaccctggggtgcataAGGCTgtcggtgggggggggggggggcggggcacaGGTCACGTCAGGGTGGATGGGGCACCCTAGGAGGGTGTATGGGGCGCCCCGCGTCCTCTAGGTCACCCTAAGGCCCTATGGGGCACCCCAGGGAGCATGGGGCACCCTAagaccctgtgcccccccccatctcccccccctgcccggggccgtgggacaggcaggggggaggagggagaaggaggaggaggaggaggaggagggaggaaggggcggTGATGCCGGGCGgctctgcctccccgctgcccccgccgcgccgggcagGGCGCGCCCGCGGAGCGCACGGAGGGACCCGCACCGGCTCCCCAGgtaggggacggggacagggagggggacacccccgccccccgagaGGCAGACGGGGCTGCAGGGTCACCCCCAGGCAGgcgaccccccccctccccccaccggGTAGGGGACCACCCCCCACaaggaggggacgggggacaccgcCAGGTAGGGGACACCCCGGGTATGGGATAGGGGCCACCCCCAGGTAGGGGACAAGGGACCCCCCCGAGATGGGACATGGGACCCCCCTCAGGTAATGGGATAAGGACTGCAGAGCTGTCctgggacaggacaaggggaccAAGAGTGACCCCCCCCAGGTAGGAGACGGGGGACACCCCCAGGTATGGGATTGGGGACACCCCCAGGTAGGGGACGGGGGCTCCCAGGTAGAGGGGGACCCGGTGGGGCCACCACCGCTTAGGGGACAGGCCCCTCCCCCAGGTAGGGGACCTGGGGCTGCGGGGCTACCCGGTGGGGGAGAGAGGATTGCAGGGGGGCTGCAAGGCCACCCCCCAGGTAAGGGACAAGGGGACAGCAGGGCCACTCGGGgaagggacaaggggacaccaagggctgtgtccccccaccctgtccctTCTCCCTTGGGCATCCTCAAAGCGCTCTCCAAGaggtccccagggcaggggacagagtTGGGGGACAGCTGTAGGGGGCCATGTCCCATCCCAATTTCGGGGGGCATTGGGGGTGCCCCATAGGTGTTCCTATCCCCATCGGTCCCCCAGCGCTCCCCCCCCAGGAGATTTTTGGGGCGATGCTTGTAGGAAACCTGGGGGGGACCCTTCCCAATGCAGCCCCAGCCACCCCAAACTAGGATGGAGCTATgttggggggggacggaccccattgaaaaaaaggggggggacacacctCCCATTAATGTACCCcggctgggaggtgggggggaaccaGGGGGTGCCACGATGGGGCTGCCGGGATCCCGTCCGCCCCGGCACAAAGAGGAATGCGACGAGCACATGGTTCCCATTAGCCccgcagattttttttttttttttttttttttgctttgcttttttgagttgttgttttttgggtttttttatgattattctttttttttttttttttttgtccccccacCCCTATTTTCCGCAGCTCGGCCGGGGAGGAGGAAAAGCGGTGGCTCCTGCGGGCGAGGATTTGAGCGGCCGGGCGAAGGCTGGCAGCGCCGGAGCCCGTTTGGGGTTTcgccggcggggagggagggagagaagggaagggagcgAAGCCGCtcggggttttttccttttttaatcccTTCCTCTGCTTGAGTCAGAGGCTGAAGTCACCGGCGTGCACGTCCCGAAGCTTTTCCCCCGCCACGGGGCCTGGGCGGGGGGGACTGGCCGCCCGCTGAAAGGATGCGCCAACATCTGTGAGCAGGATTTTGGGGGAGCGGAGCCACCCCGCGCCGGGGCATGAGACCGGGCAACTCATCACACAGGTATTTTTCAGGCCGCCGATTCGTCTCGGGGATGAATCCTGCTTCACCGGCGCTGCCTGGTTAAAGCCTCGGGGTGTCCCGTTCCAGCCCCTCCTAAACCATCCCGTTTGGGAAGGGGAAGCTTCGCTCCAGCTGCTTTTCCCGTTGGGAAGCTGAATAAACAGCCCTTTTCCTTCCCGAGCGGAGTTTATCGGGGTCGGGCGCATCCTGTCTGCGCCGCCGGGCGATGCTCAGGGGTTGTTTCGATGATG
This is a stretch of genomic DNA from Larus michahellis chromosome 16, bLarMic1.1, whole genome shotgun sequence. It encodes these proteins:
- the TMEM82 gene encoding transmembrane protein 82 isoform X1; the protein is MIYQPGGAAPSLRPADLGAGAWSRRGSSPPKMFSLGSWLPALPGLAWGWALLDALLQGLVGACAVLVLCSLLKVYLYIQCLNDPERQAEKEAIRAQRWVLELLHAVVLTALLALVGSRVAALVVLEFSLRAVSTVLSLGKGAHSSQLYLLCQYSLGCGVSCGLSFLLEGAPHRTCNLVLAAGLAGLLATYAQRLARHVCTLYELHSRARYCGICIFLLAAGHGIPRLLRNALAVTFAVADLAAVALINRDFLSTAEAIRFWTPLTICYTLLVVYMQEESRQSAGGRAVYQTVLVRMGGLFILLLTVGRWTDVFHVLISLLGELWCLLRAGVMLEACWRQVRWPGGGVSPPRHDAGVMGRRQPRDHGEGPFCFSSSISHRISPSSLGWTGGWDQDRDRRRRPDKPWGVTGHQKLRVALPSSPKRGHPPNPPRRRSPMGTKAKGLLEGARPHPTGWGSSGGGSHGPCFFGGAHKAVVVLGVCSPVPPGMQDADGCPRPWQLQGHTIVVQGPLGAYKSCKIKLFPAKSVGRVS
- the TMEM82 gene encoding transmembrane protein 82 isoform X4, which codes for MIYQPGGAAPSLRPADLGAGAWSRRGSSPPKMFSLGSWLPALPGLAWGWALLDALLQGLVGACAVLVLCSLLKVYLYIQCLNDPERQAEKEAIRAQRWVLELLHAVVLTALLALVGSRVAALVVLEFSLRAVSTVLSLGKDLQPGAGGRASGAAGHLRPASGSPRLHPLRAAQPSALLRYLHLPPRRRSRHPPAAAECFGRHLRRGRPGRRGAHQPGFPLHGGGHTLLDAAHHLLHAAGRLHARGVAAERGRAGGLPDGAGTDGRPLHPPPHRRPVDRRLPRPHLAAGRALVPAPSRRHAGGVLAAGFRPAASVGQAVGIRIGIAGDVLISPGV
- the TMEM82 gene encoding transmembrane protein 82 isoform X2, with the protein product MIYQPGGAAPSLRPADLGAGAWSRRGSSPPKMFSLGSWLPALPGLAWGWALLDALLQGETPPRVPWGWLWGHPGGGGHTPVTRCCLFPAGLVGACAVLVLCSLLKVYLYIQCLNDPERQAEKEAIRAQRWVLELLHAVVLTALLALVGSRVAALVVLEFSLRAVSTVLSLGKGAHSSQLYLLCQYSLGCGVSCGLSFLLEGAPHRTCNLVLAAGLAGLLATYAQRLARHVCTLYELHSRARYCGICIFLLAAGHGIPRLLRNALAVTFAVADLAAVALINRDFLSTAEAIRFWTPLTICYTLLVVYMQEESRQSAGGRAVYQTVLVRMGGLFILLLTVGRWTDVFHVLISLLGELWCLLRAGVMLEACWRQDFAQQPRLDRRLGSGSGSQETS
- the TMEM82 gene encoding transmembrane protein 82 isoform X3, with protein sequence MIYQPGGAAPSLRPADLGAGAWSRRGSSPPKMFSLGSWLPALPGLAWGWALLDALLQGLVGACAVLVLCSLLKVYLYIQCLNDPERQAEKEAIRAQRWVLELLHAVVLTALLALVGSRVAALVVLEFSLRAVSTVLSLGKGAHSSQLYLLCQYSLGCGVSCGLSFLLEGAPHRTCNLVLAAGLAGLLATYAQRLARHVCTLYELHSRARYCGICIFLLAAGHGIPRLLRNALAVTFAVADLAAVALINRDFLSTAEAIRFWTPLTICYTLLVVYMQEESRQSAGGRAVYQTVLVRMGGLFILLLTVGRWTDVFHVLISLLGELWCLLRAGVMLEACWRQDFAQQPRLDRRLGSGSGSQETS